The proteins below come from a single Kitasatospora sp. NBC_00315 genomic window:
- a CDS encoding esterase/lipase family protein translates to MSLPIRSVPFRSEPFRRAAAVARGAGAEAAALAGHLARYPSGLTDEPRPATGRSCPPGPDGPTAGPVLFLHGFADNRAVFHPMLRALHRDGRTHLHALNHSPLTSDVRTAAVLLGRHVEWAGRAHSGAPVTLVGHSLGGLIARYYVQRLGGDAHVPLVITLAAPHEGTLAAHLPSPFPVTRQLRPGSDLLTELDRPAPHCRARFTAFWGELDEVVLPARNARLRHPDLRAENIRVPGVGHAGLPVDRRVVEAVRRILATGRDAAPPGDRAA, encoded by the coding sequence ATGTCTCTGCCCATCCGGTCCGTGCCCTTCCGATCCGAACCCTTCCGGCGCGCCGCGGCCGTCGCCCGCGGCGCCGGCGCCGAGGCCGCCGCGCTCGCCGGCCACCTGGCCAGATACCCCAGCGGCCTGACCGACGAGCCACGTCCGGCCACCGGCCGGTCCTGTCCGCCCGGGCCCGACGGGCCGACCGCGGGCCCGGTGCTGTTCCTGCACGGCTTCGCCGACAACCGCGCCGTCTTCCACCCCATGCTCCGCGCCCTGCACCGGGACGGCCGCACCCATCTGCACGCCCTCAACCACTCTCCGCTGACCAGCGACGTCCGGACCGCCGCCGTGCTGCTCGGCCGGCACGTCGAGTGGGCCGGGCGGGCCCACTCGGGCGCGCCGGTCACCCTGGTCGGGCACAGCCTGGGCGGTCTGATCGCCCGGTACTACGTGCAGCGGCTCGGCGGGGACGCCCACGTGCCGCTGGTGATCACGCTGGCCGCACCGCACGAGGGCACGCTCGCCGCCCACCTCCCGAGTCCCTTCCCGGTCACCCGGCAGCTGCGCCCCGGTAGCGACCTGCTCACCGAGCTGGACCGGCCCGCCCCGCACTGCCGGGCCCGGTTCACCGCCTTCTGGGGCGAGCTGGACGAGGTGGTGCTGCCCGCCCGCAACGCCCGGCTGCGCCACCCGGACCTCCGCGCCGAGAACATCCGGGTACCGGGCGTCGGCCACGCGGGCCTGCCGGTGGACCGGCGGGTGGTGGAGGCGGTACGCCGGATCCTGGCGACCGGCCGGGACGCCGCCCCGCCGGGGGACCGGGCCGCCTGA
- a CDS encoding PspC domain-containing protein, protein MLGGVAHGLAVHLGLPVTWVRAAFVLLFFAQGIGALLYAAFWFVVPIGIGEPLPGSAAHWAYVDGAFVPASPGQGAAALRKGGHGRLARLRELLQRTFQGEPAVAGGVDPQNGPAGQGAAGGGRQGFGQLAALVMLVIGVMALLNALNIQTAKPYTWPLLAIGVGVALVWRQADDSRWQRWFGLEEGERRRGAYTRVGAGVLLVVAGIIGFLILQGTGSTIGSVVEASIAVLAGVLVLVGPYALRMWQDLGAERTARIRAQERAEIAAHVHDSVLHTLTLIQRRAEDPKEVLRLARAQERELRLWLYRPEAAAEAAPDTLAERLRAVVAEVEDRHGVPVELVCVGDCPMDERVAAQIQAAREATVNAAKYGGGGPVQVYAEVEGRTVSVFVRDHGPGFDPDEVPEDRMGVRESIIGRMKRNGGTARVRPAPDGGTEVELEMERTDD, encoded by the coding sequence ATGCTCGGCGGCGTCGCGCACGGCCTCGCCGTCCACCTCGGGCTGCCGGTCACCTGGGTCCGGGCCGCCTTCGTCCTGCTCTTCTTCGCCCAGGGGATAGGGGCGCTGCTGTACGCGGCGTTCTGGTTCGTGGTGCCGATCGGGATCGGCGAGCCGCTGCCCGGCAGTGCGGCGCACTGGGCGTACGTCGACGGCGCGTTCGTGCCGGCGTCCCCCGGCCAGGGCGCCGCCGCGCTGCGCAAGGGCGGGCACGGGCGGCTGGCCAGGCTCCGGGAGCTGCTGCAGCGCACCTTCCAGGGCGAACCGGCGGTGGCGGGCGGCGTCGACCCGCAGAACGGCCCGGCGGGCCAGGGCGCGGCCGGCGGCGGCCGGCAGGGGTTCGGCCAGCTCGCCGCACTGGTGATGCTGGTGATCGGCGTCATGGCGCTGCTCAACGCCCTGAACATCCAGACCGCCAAGCCGTACACCTGGCCGCTGCTGGCGATCGGTGTCGGTGTCGCGCTGGTCTGGCGCCAGGCCGACGACTCGCGCTGGCAGCGCTGGTTCGGCCTGGAGGAGGGCGAGCGGCGGCGCGGCGCCTACACCAGGGTCGGCGCGGGCGTGCTGTTGGTGGTGGCGGGCATCATCGGCTTCCTGATCCTGCAGGGCACCGGATCCACGATCGGCTCGGTCGTCGAGGCCTCGATCGCGGTGCTGGCCGGGGTCCTGGTGCTGGTCGGCCCGTACGCGCTGCGCATGTGGCAGGACCTCGGCGCCGAGCGCACCGCCCGGATCCGGGCCCAGGAGCGGGCCGAGATCGCCGCCCACGTCCACGACTCGGTGCTGCACACGCTCACCCTGATCCAGCGCCGCGCCGAGGACCCGAAGGAGGTCCTGCGCCTGGCCCGCGCGCAGGAGCGCGAGCTGCGCCTGTGGCTGTACCGCCCGGAGGCCGCCGCCGAGGCCGCGCCCGACACCCTGGCCGAGCGGCTGCGCGCCGTCGTCGCCGAGGTCGAGGACCGGCACGGCGTACCGGTCGAGCTGGTCTGCGTCGGGGACTGCCCGATGGACGAGCGGGTGGCCGCGCAGATCCAGGCCGCGAGGGAGGCGACGGTCAACGCGGCCAAGTACGGTGGCGGTGGGCCGGTCCAGGTCTACGCCGAGGTGGAGGGGCGGACGGTGTCCGTGTTCGTACGCGACCACGGCCCCGGCTTCGACCCGGACGAGGTGCCCGAGGACCGGATGGGCGTACGCGAGTCGATCATCGGCCGGATGAAGCGCAACGGCGGCACCGCCAGGGTGCGGCCCGCGCCGGACGGCGGGACCGAGGTCGAACTGGAGATGGAGCGAACTGATGACTGA
- a CDS encoding DUF5691 domain-containing protein, with protein sequence MTATRSTPTPPADPWEDLQTAALLGTDRRPLPAPAGPPALLAAAATVDRADPATALLELAALAAVRRRAGAVALPEPAPPRPAAGADPRPELPAAAGRRLAILLSSRSGGAGGTLANLTELLPQWLATARARGYRPPAELVPALLDGARARSELRGDVVALTGPLGRWLAEQNPDWRFVLRTTTGTPLSPRTGGSPLTDTPPGGAALPAGAGSAEAEAEAANAAGSPADRIWHEGLFAERVTYLTMLRRSAPASGLALLRGTWPTERAEDRLLFLDALQDGLSPADEPFLEAALGDRSRNVRATAAELLSSLPGSALAARMAERARAAVRLCGSGGRLSVSPPTECDAAMQRDGIPLASPTGRGQRAWWFGELVAATPLRTWTDATGLTPGGLLALPVGDAANAAGDGGAGDSSWADDLREAWARAAVRQHDADWARALLGPAPRPGPGARAVPTAGAPAKLLSVLPAPERAAWTAAFIRAYGLGEAFQLLGACATPWTPPLSTAVVAALERAAGSGAYPWSHSGVLGMTERALAPETAPAVEALAADAAPDSAWAETFARLAGTLRFRAAMLAELTQAGPDGAGPGPEAPARQEAPAQEAPAVRTPRDEAPEGRSPEGAATPDA encoded by the coding sequence GTGACGGCCACCCGTAGCACGCCCACTCCCCCGGCCGACCCCTGGGAGGATCTCCAGACCGCCGCCCTGCTGGGCACCGACCGCCGCCCGCTCCCGGCACCGGCCGGCCCGCCCGCGCTGCTGGCCGCCGCCGCGACGGTCGACCGCGCCGACCCGGCCACCGCGCTGCTCGAACTGGCCGCGCTCGCAGCCGTCCGCCGCAGGGCCGGTGCCGTGGCCCTCCCGGAGCCCGCCCCGCCGCGCCCCGCCGCCGGAGCCGATCCGCGCCCCGAGCTGCCCGCCGCCGCCGGGCGCCGGCTCGCGATCCTGCTGAGCAGCCGTTCGGGCGGCGCCGGCGGCACCCTCGCCAACCTCACCGAGCTGCTCCCGCAGTGGCTCGCCACGGCCCGGGCCCGCGGCTACCGCCCGCCCGCCGAGCTGGTCCCGGCGCTGCTGGACGGTGCCCGGGCCCGCAGCGAGCTGCGCGGCGACGTGGTGGCCCTGACCGGCCCGCTCGGGCGCTGGCTGGCCGAGCAGAACCCCGACTGGCGCTTCGTGCTGCGCACCACGACCGGCACCCCCCTGTCGCCCCGCACGGGCGGCTCACCGCTCACCGACACACCGCCCGGCGGCGCAGCGCTCCCCGCCGGGGCAGGCTCTGCCGAAGCCGAAGCCGAAGCCGCGAACGCCGCCGGCTCCCCCGCCGACCGGATCTGGCACGAGGGGCTGTTCGCCGAGCGCGTCACGTACCTGACCATGCTGCGCCGCAGCGCCCCGGCCTCGGGCCTCGCCCTGCTCCGCGGCACGTGGCCGACCGAGCGCGCGGAGGACCGCCTGCTCTTTCTGGACGCCCTCCAGGACGGCCTCTCCCCGGCGGACGAACCGTTCCTGGAGGCCGCTCTCGGGGACCGCAGCCGGAACGTCCGGGCGACGGCCGCCGAACTGCTCTCCAGCCTCCCCGGCTCCGCCCTGGCCGCCCGGATGGCCGAGCGCGCCCGGGCCGCCGTGCGCCTCTGCGGCAGCGGCGGGCGACTGTCGGTCTCCCCGCCGACCGAGTGCGACGCCGCGATGCAACGGGACGGCATACCGCTCGCCTCGCCGACCGGTCGCGGTCAGCGGGCCTGGTGGTTCGGCGAACTCGTCGCGGCCACCCCGCTGCGCACCTGGACGGATGCCACGGGGCTCACGCCGGGCGGGCTGCTCGCCCTCCCGGTCGGCGACGCCGCGAACGCCGCCGGCGACGGCGGAGCCGGTGACAGCAGTTGGGCCGACGACCTGCGCGAGGCCTGGGCCCGGGCCGCCGTGCGGCAGCACGACGCCGACTGGGCCCGGGCGCTGCTGGGGCCCGCGCCCCGGCCGGGCCCGGGCGCCCGGGCCGTCCCGACGGCGGGCGCGCCCGCCAAGCTGCTGTCCGTGCTGCCCGCACCGGAGCGGGCGGCCTGGACGGCGGCGTTCATCCGGGCGTACGGACTGGGCGAGGCGTTCCAGCTCCTGGGGGCCTGCGCCACACCCTGGACGCCCCCGCTGTCCACCGCCGTGGTGGCGGCGCTGGAGCGGGCGGCCGGCTCCGGGGCGTACCCGTGGAGCCACAGTGGAGTACTCGGTATGACCGAACGGGCCCTCGCCCCGGAGACCGCGCCGGCCGTCGAGGCGCTGGCGGCGGACGCCGCGCCCGACTCGGCCTGGGCGGAGACCTTCGCCCGGCTCGCCGGGACGCTTCGCTTCCGCGCCGCGATGCTGGCCGAACTGACACAGGCCGGCCCGGACGGCGCCGGACCGGGCCCGGAAGCACCGGCGCGGCAGGAGGCACCGGCGCAGGAGGCACCGGCGGTGCGGACACCGCGGGACGAGGCACCGGAGGGGCGCTCACCCGAGGGAGCGGCCACGCCGGACGCCTGA
- a CDS encoding PspC domain-containing protein, with protein MTDDHTPAAGTPGPPETERPPLTRSEHHRVVAGVCGGLGRHLDIDPVVFRVVIAVLCLSGGLGLFLYGLAWLVVPAEAADGRHGRTELQRVLTGRVDGQSIGAVLLTVIGTGVFFSSMGDGDQLFPLLLLGGLVFLAVRHDPEQRRARRGGWRGRRTRRRTPAGGPYDRLSPESPYGAAQDAWAAAAQAHADGLRERLARELHAHERAAGTVPPDVPHAGPTGYLWDPRHPERDPYGGRTPPPGAPTRPWWQRTDLPQGDPLRKSAPVPPSCPAPSAVAHHRGRSFLGSLGLLVTLSAVALAVLLPGGRPGEDLLLSTVAAALLLGIGVTLLIGAKFGRARGLVVPGLVLTLLLATAGNSRTLVRESFGDRVWTPVSAADLHHEYRLAAGNLTLDLQGLDPAGATLATRARLGAGDLTVAVPPDVVVHVRARHIVGNVQITGVEDTGGSNDRTFELHPPDGTAPKGTLDLSLAVGFGDIKVVQR; from the coding sequence ATGACGGACGACCACACGCCGGCCGCGGGCACGCCCGGCCCACCCGAGACCGAACGGCCGCCGCTGACCCGCAGCGAACACCATCGCGTGGTGGCGGGTGTCTGCGGCGGGCTGGGCCGGCACCTGGACATCGACCCGGTGGTCTTCCGGGTGGTGATCGCGGTGCTCTGCCTCTCCGGCGGCCTCGGACTGTTCCTGTACGGGCTGGCGTGGCTGGTCGTCCCGGCCGAGGCGGCGGACGGCCGGCACGGGCGCACCGAGCTGCAGCGGGTGCTGACCGGGCGGGTGGACGGCCAGTCGATCGGCGCCGTGCTGCTGACCGTGATCGGCACCGGGGTGTTCTTCTCCTCGATGGGCGACGGCGACCAGCTGTTCCCGCTGCTGCTGCTCGGCGGCCTGGTCTTCCTGGCGGTGCGCCACGACCCCGAGCAGCGGCGGGCCCGTCGCGGCGGGTGGCGCGGGCGCCGTACGCGCCGCCGCACACCGGCGGGCGGCCCGTACGACCGGCTCTCCCCGGAGTCGCCGTACGGCGCCGCGCAGGACGCCTGGGCGGCGGCCGCCCAGGCCCACGCCGACGGCCTGCGCGAGCGGCTGGCCCGTGAACTGCACGCCCACGAACGCGCGGCCGGCACCGTGCCGCCGGACGTTCCGCACGCCGGGCCGACCGGCTACCTCTGGGACCCGCGCCACCCGGAACGCGATCCGTACGGCGGCCGGACCCCGCCCCCCGGCGCCCCGACCCGGCCGTGGTGGCAGCGGACCGACCTGCCGCAGGGCGATCCGCTGCGCAAGAGCGCCCCGGTGCCCCCCTCGTGCCCCGCGCCGTCCGCCGTGGCGCACCACCGGGGGCGCTCGTTCCTCGGCTCCCTCGGACTGCTGGTCACGCTGTCCGCGGTGGCCCTCGCCGTCCTGCTGCCGGGCGGACGCCCCGGCGAGGACCTGCTGCTGTCCACCGTGGCGGCGGCCCTGCTGCTCGGGATCGGCGTGACGCTGCTGATCGGCGCGAAGTTCGGCCGGGCCCGCGGGCTGGTGGTGCCCGGGCTGGTGCTGACCCTGCTGCTGGCCACCGCCGGCAACTCGCGGACCCTGGTCCGGGAGTCCTTCGGCGACCGGGTCTGGACGCCGGTCTCCGCGGCCGACCTGCACCACGAGTACCGCCTGGCGGCCGGCAACCTGACGCTCGACCTGCAGGGGCTCGACCCGGCCGGCGCCACCCTGGCCACCCGGGCCCGCCTGGGCGCCGGCGACCTGACGGTGGCCGTACCCCCGGATGTCGTCGTCCACGTGCGGGCCCGGCACATCGTCGGCAACGTACAGATCACCGGTGTCGAGGACACCGGCGGCAGCAACGACCGCACGTTCGAACTGCACCCGCCGGACGGCACGGCTCCGAAGGGAACGCTCGACCTCTCACTGGCGGTCGGGTTCGGCGACATCAAGGTGGTCCAGCGATGA
- a CDS encoding M23 family metallopeptidase, giving the protein MADAAARPTRAELRLAARAQSRAERRGAAGAATRSALLGVALPSLAALGVVGAAAVTVHGDAARRVSAAPAPEALLPTDGRSPGPDGASDAAHASRGDARTALPTQQSSPGPAAAPAPAPTPARPAVVLPVAEHGLSATFGEAGTHWTARHTGIDFPVQGGTPVMAATDGTVRTQWNSAYGYMAIVTSPDGIETWYCHLRTYRVRKGQVKAGDVIAYSGSSGNSTGPHLHFEVRPGGGAPVDPLPWLLGQGLDPR; this is encoded by the coding sequence ATGGCCGACGCAGCAGCCCGCCCCACCCGTGCGGAGCTACGGCTGGCCGCCCGCGCACAGTCGCGTGCCGAGCGCCGCGGCGCCGCCGGGGCGGCCACCCGCTCGGCGCTGCTGGGCGTCGCGCTGCCCTCCCTGGCCGCGCTGGGAGTGGTCGGCGCGGCCGCCGTGACGGTGCACGGCGACGCCGCCCGCCGGGTGTCCGCAGCGCCGGCCCCCGAGGCGCTCCTGCCCACCGACGGCAGGTCGCCCGGCCCGGACGGCGCGAGCGACGCCGCCCACGCCTCCCGCGGTGACGCCCGGACCGCGCTCCCGACCCAGCAGTCCTCTCCCGGACCCGCCGCCGCACCGGCGCCGGCGCCCACCCCCGCCCGCCCGGCGGTGGTGCTGCCGGTCGCCGAGCACGGCCTGAGCGCCACCTTCGGCGAGGCCGGCACCCACTGGACGGCCCGGCACACCGGGATCGACTTCCCCGTCCAGGGCGGCACCCCCGTGATGGCCGCCACCGACGGCACCGTCCGCACGCAGTGGAACTCGGCGTACGGCTACATGGCGATCGTGACCTCGCCGGACGGCATCGAGACCTGGTACTGCCATCTGCGCACCTACCGGGTCCGCAAGGGCCAGGTGAAGGCGGGGGACGTGATCGCCTACTCCGGCAGCAGCGGCAACAGCACCGGCCCGCACCTGCACTTCGAGGTCCGCCCGGGCGGCGGCGCCCCGGTCGACCCGCTGCCCTGGCTGCTCGGCCAGGGCCTCGACCCGCGCTGA
- a CDS encoding cobalamin B12-binding domain-containing protein has product MGVSGPIRVVVAKPGLDGHDRGAKVIARALRDAGMEVIYTGLHQTPEQVVDTAIQEDADGIGLSILSGAHMTLCARVLELLRERDAADIKVFCGGIIPEADIIELKALGVADIFTPGTPTRDVVAWVEANLRAAV; this is encoded by the coding sequence ATGGGTGTGTCAGGGCCGATCCGCGTGGTGGTCGCCAAGCCGGGGCTGGATGGTCACGACCGTGGCGCCAAGGTGATCGCGCGCGCGCTGCGCGACGCCGGCATGGAGGTCATCTACACGGGACTGCACCAGACGCCCGAGCAGGTGGTGGACACCGCGATCCAGGAGGACGCGGACGGCATCGGCCTGTCGATCCTCTCCGGGGCGCACATGACGCTCTGCGCCCGGGTGCTGGAGCTGCTCAGGGAGCGGGACGCCGCGGACATCAAGGTCTTCTGCGGCGGGATCATCCCGGAGGCGGACATCATCGAACTCAAGGCACTTGGTGTCGCGGACATCTTCACGCCGGGCACGCCCACCCGGGACGTGGTGGCCTGGGTGGAGGCGAATCTGCGCGCCGCGGTCTGA
- the pcrA gene encoding DNA helicase PcrA, which yields MSSLFDDLPLPGFELPAARKPAAGPKRPAAATAPVDGPHDVPYDVPYDRAPHDEEPPPHEEDASYAAYEEDIPADLFRTDHAAQAERDAWHRNGAARTVVDPVQLLEGMNDPQREAVLHAGSPLLIVAGAGSGKTRVLTHRIAYLLGARHVQPGEILAITFTNKAAGEMRERVEQLVGPRARAMWVSTFHSACVRILRRESKLLGFTSSFSIYDSADSQRLMALVCRDLDLDPKQYPPKSFTSKISNLKNELIDEETYADQAANPMEKKLAEAYALYQRRLREANALDFDDIIMTTVNLLQAFPAVAEHYRRRFRHILVDEYQDTNHAQYMLVRELSGGTATAAPRRTVDGDLVNPAAAGLAEVPPAELCVVGDADQSIYAFRGATIRNILQFEEDYPNATTILLEQNYRSTQTILSAANAVIERNTSRREKKLWTAGEDGEKVVGYVADDEHGEAQFIADEIDRLTDAGDARPGDVAIFYRTNAQSRVFEEVFIRVGLPYKVVGGVRFYERKEVRDVLAYLRVLSNPEDTVPLRRILNVPKRGIGDRAEAMIDALASRERISFAQALVRVDEAYGLAARSANAVKKFNTLLAGLRQVVESGAGPAAVLEAVLEETGYLAELQSSTDPQDETRVENLQELASVALEYEQDPGERPEAEEGDATPPLGSLADFLERVALVADSDQIPEDDDGAGVITMMTLHTAKGLEFPVVFLTGMEDGIFPHMRALNQVKELEEERRLAYVGLTRARQRLYLTRSVLRSAWGQPSYNPASRFLEEIPEPLVDWKRKGAASAPPPRSSYSGSGFSPSSGGSRGSSRGGATAAPPKAGWGQSARRVVEREVVGLAVGDRVTHDSFGLGTVVATSGVGDKAQATVDFGAAGRKQLLLRYAPVEKL from the coding sequence ATGAGTAGCCTCTTTGACGACCTCCCGCTCCCCGGCTTCGAACTGCCCGCCGCCCGCAAGCCCGCCGCCGGCCCGAAGCGCCCCGCCGCCGCCACCGCGCCCGTCGACGGGCCCCACGACGTGCCGTACGACGTGCCGTACGACCGGGCACCCCACGACGAGGAGCCCCCGCCCCACGAGGAGGACGCCTCGTACGCCGCCTACGAGGAGGACATCCCGGCGGACCTCTTCCGGACCGACCACGCGGCGCAGGCCGAGCGGGACGCCTGGCACCGCAACGGCGCCGCCCGGACGGTGGTCGACCCGGTGCAGCTGCTGGAGGGCATGAACGACCCGCAGCGCGAGGCCGTCCTGCACGCCGGTTCACCGCTGCTGATCGTGGCCGGCGCCGGATCCGGCAAGACCCGGGTACTGACCCACCGGATCGCGTACCTGCTCGGCGCGCGGCACGTGCAGCCCGGCGAGATCCTGGCGATCACCTTCACCAACAAGGCCGCCGGCGAGATGCGCGAGCGCGTCGAGCAGCTGGTCGGCCCGCGGGCCCGGGCGATGTGGGTCTCCACCTTCCACAGCGCGTGCGTGCGGATCCTGCGCCGGGAGAGCAAGCTGCTCGGCTTCACGTCCAGCTTCTCGATCTACGACTCGGCGGACTCCCAGCGGCTGATGGCCCTGGTCTGCCGGGATCTGGACCTCGACCCGAAGCAGTACCCGCCGAAGTCCTTCACCTCGAAGATCAGCAACCTCAAGAACGAGCTGATCGACGAGGAGACGTACGCCGACCAGGCGGCCAACCCGATGGAGAAGAAGCTGGCCGAGGCGTACGCGCTCTACCAGCGGCGCCTGCGCGAGGCCAACGCGCTGGACTTCGACGACATCATCATGACGACGGTCAACCTGCTGCAGGCCTTCCCGGCCGTCGCCGAGCACTACCGCCGCCGGTTCCGGCACATCCTGGTGGACGAGTACCAGGACACCAACCACGCCCAGTACATGCTGGTCCGCGAGCTGAGCGGCGGCACCGCGACGGCCGCGCCCCGGCGCACCGTGGACGGGGACCTGGTGAACCCGGCCGCGGCCGGGCTCGCCGAGGTGCCGCCCGCCGAGCTGTGCGTGGTCGGTGACGCGGACCAGTCGATCTACGCCTTCCGCGGCGCCACGATCCGCAACATCCTCCAGTTCGAGGAGGACTACCCGAACGCCACCACCATCCTGCTGGAGCAGAACTACCGCTCCACCCAGACCATCCTGAGCGCCGCCAACGCGGTCATCGAGCGGAACACCAGCCGCCGCGAGAAGAAGCTCTGGACGGCCGGCGAGGACGGCGAGAAGGTCGTCGGCTACGTCGCGGACGACGAGCACGGCGAGGCCCAGTTCATCGCCGACGAGATCGACCGGCTCACCGACGCGGGCGACGCCCGCCCCGGGGACGTGGCGATCTTCTACCGGACGAACGCCCAGTCCCGCGTGTTCGAGGAGGTGTTCATCCGGGTCGGCCTGCCCTACAAGGTCGTCGGCGGTGTGCGCTTCTACGAGCGCAAGGAGGTCCGGGACGTCCTCGCCTACCTGCGGGTGCTCTCCAACCCCGAGGACACCGTGCCGCTGCGCCGGATCCTCAACGTCCCCAAGCGGGGCATCGGCGACCGTGCCGAGGCGATGATCGACGCGCTCGCCTCCCGCGAGCGGATCAGCTTCGCGCAGGCGCTGGTCCGGGTCGACGAGGCGTACGGGCTGGCCGCGCGCTCCGCCAACGCGGTGAAGAAGTTCAACACCCTGTTGGCCGGGCTGCGCCAGGTGGTCGAGTCGGGCGCCGGCCCGGCCGCCGTGCTGGAGGCGGTGCTGGAGGAGACCGGCTACCTCGCCGAGCTGCAGTCCTCCACGGATCCGCAGGACGAGACCCGGGTGGAGAACCTCCAGGAGCTCGCCTCGGTGGCCCTGGAGTACGAGCAGGACCCGGGCGAGCGGCCGGAGGCGGAGGAGGGGGACGCCACCCCGCCGCTCGGCTCGCTGGCCGACTTCCTGGAGCGGGTCGCGCTGGTCGCCGACTCCGACCAGATCCCGGAGGACGACGACGGCGCGGGCGTCATCACGATGATGACCCTGCACACCGCCAAGGGCCTGGAGTTCCCGGTGGTCTTCCTGACCGGCATGGAGGACGGGATCTTCCCGCACATGCGGGCGCTCAACCAGGTCAAGGAGCTGGAGGAGGAGCGCCGGCTCGCCTACGTCGGCCTCACCCGGGCCCGGCAGCGGCTCTACCTGACCAGGTCGGTGCTGCGCAGCGCCTGGGGCCAGCCCTCGTACAACCCGGCCTCGCGGTTCCTGGAGGAGATCCCGGAGCCGCTGGTGGACTGGAAGCGCAAGGGCGCGGCCTCCGCGCCGCCCCCGCGCAGCTCGTACAGCGGCTCGGGCTTCAGCCCGAGCAGCGGCGGCTCGCGCGGCTCCTCGCGCGGCGGCGCCACGGCCGCCCCGCCCAAGGCGGGCTGGGGCCAGTCGGCGCGCCGGGTGGTCGAGCGCGAGGTGGTGGGGCTGGCGGTCGGCGACCGGGTGACCCACGACTCCTTCGGGCTCGGCACGGTGGTGGCGACCAGCGGCGTCGGCGACAAGGCGCAGGCCACGGTGGACTTCGGCGCGGCCGGGCGCAAGCAGCTGCTGCTGCGCTACGCGCCGGTGGAGAAGCTCTGA
- a CDS encoding LuxR C-terminal-related transcriptional regulator: MTEPAGGPVGGSSVGGTPPGRVARVVLVDDHRMFRTGVRAEIGRTEATGIDVVGEADDVESAVRVVAGTRPDVVLLDVHLPGGGGVEVLRRSAALMADPHGVRFLALSVSDAAEDVIGVIRGGARGYVTKTITGTDLVDAIFRISDGDAVFSPRLAGFVLDAFAATDTPPVDEDLDRLTQREREVLRLIARGYAYKEIAKQLFISVKTVESHVSAVLRKLQLSNRHELTRWATARRLV, encoded by the coding sequence ATGACTGAGCCTGCAGGCGGGCCCGTGGGGGGATCTTCGGTCGGGGGGACACCCCCGGGGAGGGTGGCTCGGGTGGTGCTGGTCGACGACCACCGGATGTTCCGCACGGGGGTCCGGGCCGAGATCGGCCGGACCGAGGCCACCGGGATCGACGTGGTCGGTGAGGCCGACGACGTCGAGTCGGCGGTCCGGGTGGTCGCCGGGACCAGGCCGGACGTCGTCCTGCTCGACGTCCACCTGCCCGGTGGCGGCGGGGTCGAGGTGCTGCGCCGCTCCGCCGCGCTGATGGCGGATCCGCACGGGGTCCGCTTCCTGGCGCTGTCGGTGTCGGACGCCGCGGAGGACGTGATCGGGGTGATCCGGGGCGGCGCCCGCGGCTACGTCACCAAGACCATCACCGGGACCGACCTGGTGGACGCGATCTTCCGGATCTCCGACGGCGACGCCGTCTTCTCGCCCCGGCTGGCGGGCTTCGTCCTGGACGCGTTCGCGGCCACCGACACCCCGCCGGTGGACGAGGACCTCGACCGGCTCACCCAGCGCGAGCGCGAGGTGCTGCGGCTGATCGCACGCGGCTACGCGTACAAGGAGATCGCCAAGCAGCTCTTCATCTCGGTGAAGACGGTGGAGAGCCACGTCTCGGCGGTGCTGCGCAAGCTCCAGCTGAGCAACCGTCACGAACTGACCCGCTGGGCGACGGCCCGCCGGCTGGTCTGA